The Kitasatospora setae KM-6054 genome contains a region encoding:
- a CDS encoding UDP-N-acetylmuramoyl-L-alanyl-D-glutamate--2,6-diaminopimelate ligase codes for MPKSDQISASPPRPDRTAALPLAEAARLLGLAGVEGPEVTGVTHDSRAVRPGDVYVAFPGANHHGAAFAAGAAAAGAVAVLTDAAGAELAAAAGVPLLVVDSPREAMGPLAAAVYGAPSERMLMIGLTGTNGKTTTSYLVEGGLRGAGRLPGVIGTVEMRVGEERIKSERTTPEATELHAVLAVMREAGADAVVMEVSSHALVYGRTDGVVYDVALFNNLTPEHLDFHPDMEDYYRAKARLFQQGKSRRGVANRDDSYGRRLAGEARIPMTTFSAAGDPAADWRAVDVRPGPSGSTFRVLGPNGEQADAAVPLPGLFNVSNALGAITALVVAGVELADAVAGVAAVPGVPGRLEEVDAGQDYVAVVDYAHKPDALSSVLASLREVTKGRLHVVVGCGGDRDPYKRGPMGAIAARLADTAVLTSDNPRSEDALAILATMLSGAAEVPEQERGEVLAVPDRGEAIALAVSRAHSGDTVLVAGKGHELGQYVKGEVRPFDDRQVLRTAIEQIMEVDR; via the coding sequence GTGCCGAAATCCGATCAAATCTCCGCGAGCCCGCCCCGACCCGACCGCACCGCGGCGCTGCCGCTCGCCGAGGCGGCCCGGCTGCTCGGGCTGGCCGGCGTCGAGGGCCCCGAGGTCACCGGCGTCACCCACGACTCCCGGGCGGTGCGGCCCGGCGACGTGTACGTGGCCTTCCCCGGCGCCAACCACCACGGCGCGGCGTTCGCCGCCGGGGCCGCCGCCGCGGGCGCGGTCGCGGTGCTCACCGACGCCGCCGGGGCCGAACTGGCCGCCGCCGCGGGCGTCCCGCTGCTGGTCGTCGACAGCCCGCGGGAGGCGATGGGCCCGCTGGCCGCCGCCGTCTACGGAGCGCCCAGCGAGCGGATGCTGATGATCGGTCTGACCGGCACCAACGGCAAGACCACCACCTCCTACCTGGTGGAGGGCGGCCTGCGCGGGGCCGGCCGGCTGCCCGGCGTGATCGGCACCGTCGAGATGCGGGTCGGCGAGGAGCGGATCAAGTCCGAGCGGACCACCCCCGAGGCCACCGAACTGCACGCGGTGCTCGCCGTGATGCGCGAGGCCGGCGCGGACGCGGTGGTGATGGAGGTCTCCAGCCACGCGCTGGTCTACGGCCGCACCGACGGCGTGGTCTACGACGTCGCGCTGTTCAACAACCTGACGCCCGAGCACCTCGACTTCCACCCCGACATGGAGGACTACTACCGGGCCAAGGCCCGGCTCTTCCAGCAGGGCAAGTCCCGCCGCGGCGTCGCCAACCGGGACGACTCCTACGGCCGCCGGCTGGCCGGCGAGGCCCGGATCCCGATGACCACCTTCTCGGCGGCCGGCGACCCGGCCGCCGACTGGCGCGCCGTCGACGTCCGGCCCGGCCCGTCCGGCTCGACCTTCCGGGTGCTCGGCCCGAACGGCGAACAGGCCGACGCCGCGGTGCCGCTGCCCGGCCTGTTCAACGTCTCCAACGCGCTCGGCGCGATCACCGCGCTGGTGGTCGCCGGCGTCGAACTGGCCGACGCGGTGGCCGGGGTGGCCGCCGTCCCCGGCGTCCCCGGCCGGCTGGAGGAGGTCGACGCGGGGCAGGACTACGTCGCCGTGGTCGACTACGCGCACAAGCCGGACGCGCTCAGCTCGGTGCTCGCCTCGCTCCGCGAGGTCACCAAGGGCCGGCTGCACGTGGTCGTCGGCTGCGGCGGCGACCGCGACCCGTACAAGCGCGGGCCGATGGGCGCGATCGCCGCCCGGCTCGCCGACACCGCCGTCCTCACCAGCGACAACCCGCGCTCCGAGGACGCGCTGGCGATCCTCGCCACCATGCTCTCCGGCGCCGCCGAGGTGCCCGAGCAGGAGCGCGGCGAGGTCCTCGCCGTCCCCGACCGCGGCGAGGCGATCGCCCTCGCGGTCTCCCGCGCGCACAGCGGCGACACCGTGCTGGTCGCGGGCAAGGGCCACGAGCTGGGCCAGTACGTGAAGGGCGAGGTCCGCCCGTTCGACGACCGCCAGGTCCTGCGGACCGCGATCGAGCAGA
- a CDS encoding transglutaminase TgpA family protein, whose translation MTTRAKLTLCAALATALAALCLSPLFQDSFALAPHGLLMVAVAAGAGAGLRALPLPRALVPPLQLLVVLYVLLLTTVRSAMAAGLLPGPGALDAVSTLLSQGGSDVQEYAIPAPATDGLRLIVVGSVALIAVLVDALAVTYRRAAAAGLPLLALYSVAGGLVDSPGGMWLWFLFGSAGYLALLYVEGQDRLTRWGRVFHGTGRSAVTLSNGGRRIGVIALAAAVLLPVFVPAVGPGLFGGHGSGDGTGTGGGNGTMDQRSLNLVVALTANLRSNDDTQLLSFSTDSPDPDQLYLRIAALSEFNGQEWLPGPQDPQPMPTTVPAPEGLSPNLPTSSVRTNITVADQLSTAWLPMPYPMSWVQLPSTSDWRFDPTGRTVSGVNGQKSKGLTYSVGSVAVGATAAQLRAAGPTPETVGKRYLGLPANLPAVVGETARTVTKGKTTPYDQAVALQQYFTGGGFTYNTKIDARTGPDAIAKFLQDKEGFCVHFAATMAAMSRSLGIPARVAIGFTPGSGGGSSRVVRSSNYHAWPELYFNGYGWMRFEPTPNRGSTPLYSVQQAAPSTAPSTAPSSAAPSEQPSAQPSSSSSCPPQQHKLGDCADETALAERKTTTTAWWRSWTVLAGVLGGLLVAGLLAFPMLWRTRLRRRRLGTGRHLPGAGAPPLTDEQVLAAWAELVDSAWDLGIPPDEARTPRHAARRLAEDARLDADATAAAGRVALATERVMYARESQAPQQLGGDVRTTREALLVRATRRRRLRALLLPASAVRLWWRAQDRAAARRERTAVRVAALRAAVTRPLRRKPERDERDRPGGPDRRDG comes from the coding sequence GTGACCACCCGGGCCAAGTTGACGCTCTGCGCGGCCCTGGCCACCGCCCTGGCGGCGCTGTGCCTGTCCCCGCTGTTCCAGGACTCCTTCGCGCTGGCCCCGCACGGCCTGCTGATGGTTGCCGTCGCGGCCGGCGCCGGCGCCGGCCTGCGCGCGCTGCCGCTGCCGCGGGCCCTGGTGCCGCCGCTGCAGCTCCTCGTGGTGCTGTACGTGCTGCTGCTGACCACCGTGCGGTCCGCGATGGCCGCCGGCCTGCTGCCCGGCCCGGGCGCGCTGGACGCGGTCTCCACGCTGCTCTCCCAGGGCGGCAGCGACGTCCAGGAGTACGCGATCCCGGCCCCGGCCACCGACGGCCTGCGGCTGATCGTGGTCGGCTCGGTCGCCCTGATCGCCGTGCTGGTCGACGCCCTGGCGGTCACCTACCGCCGGGCCGCCGCCGCGGGCCTGCCGCTGCTGGCCCTGTACTCGGTGGCCGGCGGCCTGGTCGACTCGCCGGGCGGCATGTGGCTGTGGTTCCTGTTCGGCTCGGCCGGCTACCTGGCCCTGCTGTACGTCGAGGGCCAGGACCGGCTGACCCGCTGGGGCCGGGTCTTCCACGGCACCGGCCGCTCCGCCGTGACGCTCTCCAACGGCGGCCGCCGGATCGGCGTGATCGCGCTGGCCGCCGCCGTCCTGCTGCCGGTGTTCGTGCCCGCGGTCGGCCCCGGCCTGTTCGGCGGGCACGGCTCGGGCGACGGCACCGGGACGGGCGGCGGGAACGGCACCATGGACCAGCGCTCGCTCAACCTGGTCGTCGCGCTCACCGCCAACCTGCGCTCCAACGACGACACCCAGCTGCTGTCCTTCTCCACCGACTCCCCCGACCCCGACCAGCTCTACCTGCGGATCGCCGCGCTCAGCGAGTTCAACGGCCAGGAGTGGCTGCCCGGCCCGCAGGACCCGCAGCCGATGCCCACCACGGTGCCCGCGCCCGAGGGCCTCTCGCCGAACCTGCCGACCTCCTCGGTCCGCACCAACATCACCGTCGCGGACCAGCTCAGCACCGCCTGGCTGCCGATGCCGTACCCGATGTCCTGGGTGCAGCTGCCGAGCACCTCGGACTGGCGCTTCGACCCGACCGGGCGCACCGTCAGCGGCGTCAACGGCCAGAAGAGCAAGGGCCTGACGTACTCCGTCGGCTCGGTCGCGGTGGGCGCCACCGCCGCCCAGCTGCGCGCCGCCGGCCCGACCCCCGAGACCGTCGGCAAGCGCTACCTGGGCCTGCCCGCGAACCTGCCGGCCGTGGTCGGCGAGACCGCCAGGACCGTCACCAAGGGCAAGACCACCCCGTACGACCAGGCCGTCGCCCTGCAGCAGTACTTCACCGGCGGGGGCTTCACCTACAACACCAAGATCGACGCCCGCACCGGGCCGGACGCCATCGCCAAGTTCCTCCAGGACAAGGAGGGCTTCTGCGTGCACTTCGCCGCCACCATGGCGGCGATGTCCCGCTCGCTGGGCATCCCGGCCCGGGTCGCGATCGGCTTCACCCCGGGCAGCGGCGGCGGCAGCAGCCGGGTGGTGCGCAGCTCCAACTACCACGCCTGGCCCGAGCTGTACTTCAACGGCTACGGCTGGATGCGCTTCGAACCGACCCCGAACCGGGGCAGCACCCCGCTGTACTCCGTCCAGCAGGCCGCGCCCAGCACCGCCCCCAGCACCGCGCCGAGCAGCGCCGCGCCGAGCGAGCAGCCCTCGGCCCAGCCGTCCTCCTCCAGCAGCTGCCCGCCGCAGCAGCACAAGCTGGGCGACTGCGCCGACGAGACCGCGCTGGCCGAGCGGAAGACGACCACCACCGCCTGGTGGCGGTCCTGGACGGTGCTGGCCGGCGTCCTGGGCGGACTGCTGGTGGCGGGCCTGCTGGCCTTCCCGATGCTGTGGCGCACCAGGCTGCGCCGCCGCCGCCTCGGCACCGGCCGCCACCTGCCCGGCGCGGGCGCCCCGCCGCTCACCGACGAGCAGGTGCTGGCCGCCTGGGCCGAACTCGTCGACTCCGCGTGGGACCTCGGCATCCCGCCCGACGAGGCCCGCACCCCGCGGCACGCCGCCCGCCGGCTCGCCGAGGACGCGCGGCTCGACGCCGACGCGACGGCCGCCGCCGGCCGGGTCGCGCTCGCCACCGAGCGGGTGATGTACGCCCGCGAGTCGCAGGCGCCGCAGCAGCTGGGCGGCGACGTCCGCACCACCCGCGAGGCGCTGCTGGTCCGGGCCACCCGCCGGCGCCGGCTGCGCGCCCTGCTGCTGCCGGCCTCCGCGGTCCGGCTGTGGTGGCGCGCCCAGGACCGGGCCGCGGCCCGCCGGGAGCGCACCGCCGTACGGGTGGCGGCGCTCCGCGCGGCGGTCACCCGGCCGTTGCGGCGCAAGCCCGAGCGGGACGAGCGGGACCGGCCGGGCGGACCGGACCGGCGGGACGGCTAG
- a CDS encoding peptidoglycan D,D-transpeptidase FtsI family protein produces the protein MSRPPGDAPRPRRTPPAGGRPSASGGGRSAEPPRRRVGEPRRADGAAARPARPRAASAGHREVAPPRPSARPARRPAPPRRPAPSGPRTIRLADPRRRLRLVTVCLLLVFAVFAGRLVQLQLLDSDALAAAAGANKYVRVSLPAERGSITAADGTVLATSVDAYDITADPTMFTPEATHLPDAPEQAAALLAPILGQPKEKLAEKLHLNSKNPKSQYALLMARQTPEAKNQIADLRSSLTKQADTAACRAQLLLLKKPADKGGRQFVDPGCANPLSGIFWDQSTRRSYPAGGLGANLVGFVNAEGTGTGGLELQYQQQLAGQDGHSTYAASGGRRVATAGGARQDPVPGTDLRLTVDPDVQWAAQRAITDQVANAGAEKGYVIVQDVRTGQVLAMATSPGFDPNDLASARADQLGNAALQDAYEPGSTAKLMTMAAVLDTGKANWDTHVEVPNTLQRADRVFHDDIDHETWYLTLAGVLAKSSNIGTIEAAEHLGATQAESNKVLADYLDRFGIGKPSGLGFPGETRGILAKPEDWNGSQQYTIPFGQGLSVNALQATSVFSTIANGGVRVAPSLLAGTTGPDGKFTPAAAGARNRVVSEQTAKTLTEMLESVVTDEQGTGNTAKIPGYRVAGKTGTANRVDPKTGKYSGYTASFIGFAPADQPRVTVSCVIQDPVNGHFGGQLCGPVFKQVMEFTLKTLQVPPSGSEAPNLPVDWKP, from the coding sequence GTGAGCCGCCCGCCCGGAGACGCCCCGCGCCCGCGCCGCACCCCGCCGGCCGGCGGGCGCCCCTCCGCTTCCGGCGGCGGCCGGTCCGCCGAGCCGCCGCGCCGCCGGGTCGGCGAACCGCGCCGCGCCGACGGCGCCGCCGCCCGCCCGGCCCGGCCGCGGGCCGCCTCCGCCGGGCACCGCGAGGTCGCCCCGCCGCGCCCCAGCGCCCGCCCGGCCCGCCGCCCGGCGCCGCCGCGCCGCCCCGCCCCGTCCGGCCCGCGGACCATCAGGCTGGCCGACCCGCGCCGCCGGCTGCGGCTGGTGACGGTCTGCCTGCTGCTGGTGTTCGCGGTCTTCGCGGGCCGGCTGGTGCAGCTGCAGCTGCTGGACTCCGACGCGCTGGCCGCCGCCGCGGGCGCCAACAAGTACGTCCGGGTGTCGCTGCCCGCCGAGCGCGGCTCGATCACCGCCGCCGACGGCACCGTGCTGGCCACCTCGGTCGACGCGTACGACATCACCGCCGACCCGACCATGTTCACCCCGGAGGCCACCCACCTCCCGGACGCCCCGGAGCAGGCGGCGGCGCTGCTGGCGCCGATCCTCGGGCAGCCGAAGGAGAAGCTGGCCGAGAAGCTGCACCTGAACAGCAAGAACCCGAAGAGCCAGTACGCGCTGCTGATGGCCCGGCAGACCCCGGAGGCGAAGAACCAGATCGCCGACCTGCGGTCCTCGCTGACCAAGCAGGCCGACACCGCCGCCTGCCGGGCCCAGCTCCTGCTGCTGAAGAAGCCCGCCGACAAGGGCGGCCGGCAGTTCGTCGACCCCGGCTGCGCCAACCCGCTGTCCGGGATCTTCTGGGACCAGTCGACCCGGCGCAGCTACCCGGCGGGCGGCCTGGGCGCCAACCTGGTCGGCTTCGTCAACGCCGAGGGCACCGGCACCGGCGGCCTGGAGCTGCAGTACCAGCAGCAGCTGGCCGGGCAGGACGGCCACTCCACGTACGCCGCCTCGGGCGGCCGCCGGGTGGCCACCGCGGGCGGCGCCCGGCAGGACCCGGTGCCCGGCACCGACCTGCGGCTGACCGTCGACCCGGACGTCCAGTGGGCCGCCCAGCGGGCCATCACCGACCAGGTCGCCAACGCCGGGGCGGAGAAGGGCTACGTGATCGTCCAGGACGTGCGGACCGGCCAGGTGCTGGCGATGGCCACCTCGCCCGGCTTCGACCCGAACGACCTGGCCTCGGCCCGCGCCGACCAGCTCGGCAACGCGGCCCTGCAGGACGCGTACGAGCCCGGGTCGACCGCGAAGCTGATGACCATGGCGGCGGTGCTGGACACCGGCAAGGCCAACTGGGACACCCACGTGGAGGTGCCCAACACGCTGCAGCGGGCCGACCGGGTGTTCCACGACGACATCGACCACGAGACCTGGTACCTGACGCTGGCGGGCGTGCTCGCCAAGTCGTCCAACATCGGCACCATCGAGGCCGCCGAGCACCTGGGCGCCACCCAGGCGGAGTCCAACAAGGTGCTCGCCGACTACCTGGACCGGTTCGGCATCGGCAAGCCCAGCGGCCTGGGCTTCCCCGGCGAGACCCGCGGCATCCTGGCCAAGCCCGAGGACTGGAACGGCTCGCAGCAGTACACCATCCCGTTCGGCCAGGGCCTGTCGGTGAACGCGCTGCAGGCCACCTCGGTGTTCTCCACCATCGCCAACGGCGGGGTGCGGGTCGCCCCGAGCCTGCTGGCCGGGACCACCGGGCCGGACGGGAAGTTCACGCCCGCGGCGGCCGGGGCGCGCAACCGGGTGGTGTCCGAGCAGACCGCCAAGACCCTGACCGAGATGCTGGAGTCCGTCGTCACCGACGAGCAGGGCACCGGCAACACCGCGAAGATCCCCGGCTACCGGGTGGCCGGCAAGACCGGCACCGCCAACCGGGTGGACCCGAAGACCGGCAAGTACTCCGGGTACACCGCCTCCTTCATCGGCTTCGCGCCCGCCGACCAGCCCCGGGTGACGGTCTCCTGCGTCATCCAGGACCCGGTCAACGGGCACTTCGGCGGGCAGCTGTGCGGCCCCGTCTTCAAGCAGGTGATGGAGTTCACCCTCAAGACCCTCCAGGTCCCGCCGAGCGGCAGCGAGGCGCCGAACCTGCCCGTCGACTGGAAACCCTGA
- a CDS encoding beta-class carbonic anhydrase: MAPAPGPERPSETDRFVLSNRSYAETFRDGGMDARPVRRVAVVACMDARLDLFAALGLELGDAHIIRNAGGVVTDDAIRSLTISQRALGTRTVVLIHHTGCGLLGLTEEFRHELEREVGQRPQWAVESFTDLDADVRQSVQRVRTSPFLPHTDDVRGFVFDVHTGLLREVH; the protein is encoded by the coding sequence ATGGCTCCCGCCCCCGGCCCCGAGCGGCCGTCCGAGACCGACCGCTTCGTGCTGTCCAACCGCTCCTACGCCGAGACCTTCCGGGACGGCGGGATGGACGCCCGCCCGGTGCGCCGGGTCGCGGTGGTGGCGTGCATGGACGCCCGGCTCGACCTGTTCGCCGCGCTCGGCCTGGAGCTGGGCGACGCGCACATCATCCGCAACGCGGGCGGCGTGGTCACCGACGACGCGATCCGCTCGCTGACGATCAGCCAACGCGCCCTGGGCACCCGCACCGTGGTGCTGATCCACCACACCGGCTGCGGGCTGCTCGGCCTGACCGAGGAGTTCCGGCACGAGCTGGAGCGCGAGGTCGGCCAGCGCCCGCAGTGGGCGGTGGAGTCCTTCACCGACCTGGACGCGGACGTCCGGCAGTCCGTCCAGCGGGTGCGCACCTCGCCGTTCCTGCCGCACACGGACGACGTCCGGGGCTTCGTGTTCGACGTGCACACCGGCCTGCTCCGCGAGGTCCACTGA
- a CDS encoding DUF3040 domain-containing protein, whose amino-acid sequence MPLSEHEQRLLEQMERALYAEDPKFASALEGTGLHTYTRRRVYLAVAGFVAGIALLMGGLVAQVIWVSVVGFLVMLGCAVLAVTAWRRGPAGHGPRQAAAPRRKTGVVDRMEQRWQRRRDEQSGL is encoded by the coding sequence GTGCCGCTCTCGGAGCACGAGCAGCGACTGCTCGAGCAGATGGAGCGAGCGCTGTACGCCGAAGATCCCAAGTTCGCGTCAGCGCTCGAGGGAACCGGCCTGCACACCTACACGCGTCGGCGGGTCTACCTGGCCGTGGCGGGTTTCGTGGCGGGCATCGCGCTGCTCATGGGGGGCCTGGTCGCCCAGGTCATCTGGGTCAGCGTGGTCGGGTTCCTGGTGATGCTCGGCTGCGCCGTCCTCGCGGTCACCGCGTGGCGTCGCGGCCCGGCCGGACACGGCCCACGGCAGGCGGCAGCGCCACGCCGGAAGACCGGTGTCGTCGATCGAATGGAACAGCGCTGGCAGCGCCGCCGCGACGAGCAGAGCGGCCTGTAG
- a CDS encoding DUF58 domain-containing protein: MARPARASGVRTALRGLTTRGRSFLAAGVTAALCAFAFGQAALFQVGVLLAALPLAAAGMLVRTRYRVASGRRLSPHRAAAGQEARVHLRLDNVSRVPTGLLLLEDKVPYVLGPRPRFVLDRVEPRGFREVSYRVRSDLRGRYPLGPLQLRLSDPFGMCELTRAFSAADVLTVVPQVQDLPAVRLPGESGGQGDSNTHTLALAGDDDVIPREYRQGDDLRRVHWRSTARYGELMVRREEQPLQARATVLLDTRETAHRGSGPASSFEWAVSCAASVAVDLVQRGYRTRLLTDTGFAVPATGAGGGGTTAAESVGLLLDALAVVEHSDGGTLARAEEVLRLGGEGLLVAVVGELDEEQAERLARLRRRTGGAVVLLLDTGTWAGLRHGLPDGAGERAAARVTRLRESGWTVLPVRAGDSLPALWRTADRTQNTTVPYRDEVGA, encoded by the coding sequence GTGGCGCGCCCCGCCCGGGCCTCCGGGGTGCGCACCGCGCTGCGCGGGCTGACCACCCGGGGGCGCTCCTTCCTGGCGGCCGGCGTGACCGCGGCGCTCTGCGCGTTCGCGTTCGGCCAGGCCGCGCTGTTCCAGGTCGGCGTGCTGCTGGCGGCGCTGCCGCTGGCGGCCGCCGGGATGCTGGTGCGCACCCGCTACCGGGTGGCCTCGGGCCGCCGGCTCAGCCCGCACCGGGCGGCGGCCGGCCAGGAGGCCCGGGTGCACCTGCGGCTGGACAACGTCTCCCGGGTGCCCACCGGCCTGCTGCTGCTGGAGGACAAGGTCCCGTACGTGCTGGGCCCGCGCCCGCGCTTCGTGCTGGACCGGGTCGAGCCGCGCGGCTTCCGCGAGGTGTCCTACCGGGTCCGCTCGGACCTGCGCGGCCGCTACCCGCTGGGCCCGCTGCAGCTGCGGCTCTCCGACCCGTTCGGGATGTGCGAGCTGACCCGCGCGTTCAGCGCCGCCGACGTGCTGACCGTCGTCCCGCAGGTGCAGGACCTGCCGGCGGTGCGGCTGCCCGGCGAGTCCGGCGGGCAGGGCGACTCCAACACCCACACGCTGGCGCTGGCCGGCGACGACGACGTCATCCCGCGCGAGTACCGGCAGGGCGACGACCTGCGCCGGGTGCACTGGCGGTCCACCGCCCGGTACGGCGAGCTGATGGTCCGGCGCGAGGAGCAGCCGCTGCAGGCCCGCGCGACCGTGCTGCTGGACACCCGGGAGACCGCGCACCGCGGCTCCGGGCCGGCCTCCTCGTTCGAGTGGGCGGTGTCCTGCGCCGCCTCGGTCGCGGTCGACCTGGTGCAGCGCGGCTACCGCACCCGGCTGCTCACCGACACCGGCTTCGCGGTGCCCGCGACGGGCGCCGGCGGTGGCGGCACCACCGCCGCCGAGTCGGTCGGCCTGCTGCTGGACGCGCTGGCCGTGGTCGAGCACTCCGACGGCGGCACGCTGGCCCGGGCCGAGGAGGTGCTCCGGCTCGGCGGCGAGGGCCTGCTGGTCGCGGTGGTCGGCGAGCTGGACGAGGAGCAGGCCGAGCGGCTGGCCCGGCTGCGCCGCCGCACCGGCGGCGCCGTCGTCCTGCTGCTGGACACCGGCACCTGGGCCGGCCTGCGGCACGGGCTGCCGGACGGCGCCGGCGAGCGGGCCGCGGCCCGGGTCACCCGGCTGCGCGAGTCCGGCTGGACCGTGCTGCCGGTGCGGGCCGGCGACTCGCTGCCCGCGCTGTGGCGGACCGCGGACCGCACCCAGAACACCACCGTTCCCTACCGAGACGAGGTCGGCGCGTGA
- the rsmH gene encoding 16S rRNA (cytosine(1402)-N(4))-methyltransferase RsmH codes for MSTDSPAPRHIPVMLERCLDALAPAISTPGAVVVDATLGLGGHSEALLTRFPDVRLIAVDRDPRALELSAERLARFGDRATLVHAVYDEIPRVLDELDVPEVHGVLFDLGVSSMQLDEADRGFAYSQDAPLDMRMDQTRGISAAEVLNTYGHGDLARILKVYGEERFAGKIASAVLREREREPFTNSARLVELVRNAIPAATRRTGGNPAKRTFQALRIEVNGELEVLDRAIPGALDALAVGGRIVVMSYQSLEDRLVKQYFQAGATSTAPPGLPVIPEELQPWLKLLTRGAELATEEEIEENRRAAPVRLRVAERIRRTRR; via the coding sequence ATGAGTACCGACAGCCCCGCCCCCCGGCACATCCCGGTGATGCTGGAGCGCTGCCTGGACGCCCTCGCCCCGGCGATCTCCACGCCCGGCGCCGTCGTGGTGGACGCGACCCTGGGCCTGGGCGGCCACAGCGAGGCCCTGCTGACCCGCTTCCCGGACGTCCGCCTGATCGCCGTCGACCGCGACCCGCGCGCCCTGGAGCTCTCCGCCGAGCGGCTCGCCCGGTTCGGCGACCGGGCCACCCTGGTGCACGCCGTGTACGACGAGATCCCGCGCGTGCTGGACGAGTTGGACGTCCCCGAGGTGCACGGCGTGCTGTTCGACCTCGGCGTCTCCTCGATGCAGCTGGACGAGGCCGACCGCGGCTTCGCCTACTCCCAGGACGCCCCGCTGGACATGCGGATGGACCAGACCCGGGGGATCTCCGCGGCCGAGGTGCTCAACACCTACGGCCACGGCGACCTGGCCCGGATCCTCAAGGTCTACGGCGAGGAGCGGTTCGCCGGGAAGATCGCCTCCGCGGTGCTCCGCGAGCGCGAGCGGGAACCGTTCACCAACAGCGCTCGTCTTGTCGAGTTGGTCCGCAACGCCATCCCGGCGGCCACCCGGCGCACCGGCGGCAACCCGGCCAAGCGGACCTTCCAGGCGCTGCGGATCGAGGTCAACGGCGAGCTGGAGGTGCTCGACCGGGCCATCCCGGGCGCGCTGGACGCCCTCGCGGTGGGCGGTCGGATCGTCGTGATGTCCTACCAGTCGTTGGAGGACCGCCTGGTCAAGCAGTACTTTCAGGCCGGTGCCACCTCCACCGCCCCGCCGGGCCTGCCGGTGATCCCCGAGGAGCTCCAGCCCTGGCTGAAACTGCTCACCCGCGGTGCCGAACTGGCCACCGAGGAGGAGATCGAGGAGAACCGGCGCGCCGCGCCCGTACGGCTGCGCGTGGCGGAGAGGATCAGACGGACCCGGCGGTAG
- a CDS encoding AAA family ATPase, protein MAELAAVVDRVRESVESVIEGKPEAVRIALTVLLAEGHLLLEDVPGVGKTMLAKTLARSVDCTVRRIQFTPDLLPSDVTGTNVFDQHQRDFEFRPGAIFAQIVVGDEINRASPKTQSALLESMEERQVTIDGTTHELPSPFMVIATQNPVEMEGTYALPEAQRDRFMARISIGYPSADAEFAMLDLHSAANPLDDLQPVAHAADLLKLIELVKTVYVADPVRRYAVDLVAATRTTSELRLGASPRATLHLVRAARAHAALDGRDYVLPDDIQALAVPVLAHRLLPTSETQLSRRSVEQVVLDLVARLPIPRPQGR, encoded by the coding sequence CTGGCGGAGCTGGCGGCGGTGGTCGACCGGGTCCGGGAGTCCGTGGAAAGCGTGATCGAGGGCAAGCCGGAGGCGGTCCGGATCGCCCTGACGGTGCTGCTCGCCGAGGGCCACCTGCTGCTGGAGGACGTGCCCGGCGTCGGCAAGACCATGCTCGCCAAGACGCTGGCCCGCTCGGTCGACTGCACGGTGCGCCGGATCCAGTTCACCCCGGACCTGCTGCCCTCCGACGTCACCGGCACCAACGTCTTCGACCAGCACCAGCGGGACTTCGAGTTCCGGCCCGGCGCGATCTTCGCGCAGATCGTGGTCGGCGACGAGATCAACCGGGCCTCGCCGAAGACCCAGTCCGCGCTGCTGGAGTCGATGGAGGAGCGCCAGGTCACCATCGACGGCACCACCCACGAACTGCCCTCGCCGTTCATGGTGATCGCCACCCAGAACCCGGTCGAGATGGAGGGCACCTACGCCCTGCCGGAGGCCCAGCGCGACCGCTTCATGGCCCGGATCTCGATCGGCTACCCCAGCGCGGACGCCGAGTTCGCGATGCTCGACCTGCACTCGGCGGCCAACCCGCTGGACGACCTGCAGCCGGTCGCGCACGCCGCCGACCTGCTCAAGCTGATCGAGCTGGTGAAGACCGTCTACGTCGCCGACCCGGTCCGCCGCTACGCCGTCGACCTGGTCGCCGCCACCCGCACCACCTCCGAGCTGCGGCTGGGCGCCTCCCCCCGGGCGACCCTGCACCTGGTCCGGGCGGCCCGCGCGCACGCCGCCCTGGACGGCCGCGACTACGTGCTGCCGGACGACATCCAGGCGCTGGCCGTGCCGGTGCTGGCGCACCGCCTGCTGCCGACCTCGGAGACCCAGCTGAGCCGCCGCTCGGTCGAGCAGGTCGTGCTCGACCTGGTGGCCCGGCTGCCGATCCCGCGCCCGCAGGGCCGCTGA